The Nitrospinota bacterium nucleotide sequence AAGCTATTGGTGAAATAGAGACAGTTATCCCATTAAGGTTCTTTATCGGTCTGATATTTTATAAACTTTAATCGTTTTGACAGGCTTAAAATCAATGAGATAAATTCAATCAAGGCAAGGCACGGTAAATGCGGGATTTTCTATGGCTTTCTGCTTCGATCTTAAAAAAAGATTGATTTGATCGTCGAGAATGCTAAATTACGGAACTCTCTCACCAAACAGAAATAATGGGGAAAAAAATGGCAGAACAGTTTGATTTATTTGCAGAACCGGAAGAAAAACCGGTTGAAAAGGCGGCGTCGCCGAAAGAAGCTCCCAGAGTCCTGTATTTCGACCTGGAAACCCAGAAAAGCTCCGATGAAGTCGGAGGCTGGTCGCCCATGTCGATCAAATTGATGAAACTTGCCGTTGGAGTGGTCTGGGACAGCCGCGAGCAGAAATACTTTGTCTACCGGGAAAATGAGGCGGAAAAACTGGCGGAAAAACTGCACACCGCCGATCTGGTCGTGGGGTTCAATGTCATCGGCTTCGACTACACCGTTCTGGAAGGTTATGGGCCTTTCGACCTCAATAAAATAAAGACCTTCGACATGCTTCTGGATGTCAAAAAACTTCTAAACCATCGCCTGGCACTCAACCACCTGGCGCAACACACCTTAGGCGCGGAAAAATCCGCCGACGGCCTGATCTCCATCCAGTGGTATAAGGAAGGCAAGATGGACCAAATCATCGAATACTGCACGCAGGATGTGGACATCACCCGCGACTTGTTCCTGTTTGGCGAGAAAAACGGCTATGTGAAATACAAAACCCGCGCCGGAAAAATCGAAGACCTGAAGGTGGATTGGAAGATTGGGGATTTGGTTTAGACGGCTTAGCGGTCGGCTTATCGTATTCCCGCCAACTATTGCCAAAATCATAGTACCAATATATACTAATATTTAGTATTAATATTGGGAGTTCATTATGATGTCAAAAAACACCAGCATTTCTCTCGGTGAGCATTTCAACAACTTTATCGAACAGCAAGTTTCTCAAGGCCGTTATGGTTCCGCCAGTGAAATCGTCCGGGCAGGTCTGCGCCTGTTGGAGGAACATGAAAACAAGGTTCAAGCGTTACGCTCGGCCTTGATCGCAGGGGAAGAAAGCGGACCCGCCAGGAAATTTGCAGTCGATAAATTTTTGTCCTCGGTGAAGAAAAGAAAAAAGAATGGCTGATTTTTTTCTGCGGCCAAAAGCAAGGCAGGATCTTGAAGATATCTGGTTTTATACCTATGAAACTTGGGGAGAAGATCAGGCCGACAGCTACATTCATGACTTGAATAGCGGTTTTCTGGCGTTAGCGGCCAAGCCTGAAAAAGGCCGACCCTGTGACGATATTAGAGAAGGCTACCGCAGGCACTCTGTAGGAAGGCATATTATTTTTTACCGAGTGACCAAAAAAGGAATTGAAATCGTCCGCATTCTTCATCAAAGCATGGACCCGGAGCGACATTTCTAACGAATGAATTGTTTTTGCAGTATGTCAGAAACATACCGGTCAACCTCTCCAAGCATACTGTGAAGTTCCGGTCGGTTGACAATGCCACGATGGACAAGGTCGTTACGTGTTTTGTAAATTTTTTTAAAGAACTTTTCAGCAGTCATAGAGAAATACTCCTTTTCCGCTAATAGCTCACGCGCCATTCTCTTTCCTGTTTGAGCAATGGATTCCTTTTTACGCCATGACAATTCGTCAATTAATAATTTTTTATCTTCATCTGGAATTTCTGCATTGTTGGTCGCTTGAATGAGACTATCCACGTGGAGGCATGCTTCCTCTGATTTCGGTAATGGATCAAACAGAGCTTCCAGACACATAAATAACGTTAAAAACCTGGCACTGGAAGTGCTCTCAAAGTGGCTCATTGAATAGAGTTCTACTGCCAATTCTGCCCGCGGTGACTTAAAGTTGAAAGTGTCGGGAATCTGTTTAAGAGTATCAATAAAAGAATCTATCGATCTTCTACTCGCGCCTTTAGCATGCAAACTATAGAACAATGGTTTTGGTTCTGCTTCAAAGATCGTAATTCCCAGCTTATCATCAAGAACCGGGGTGCCATGCTGCTGTGATAGCATTTCCCGCCCGTCCTTCGTTAAACCACCTGGTAATGCATATTTACCAAGGTCAATTCCCACACGTTGCTTTGTTGCATAATAAAGAACTGCAATCTTCACCTTCTCAGCAGAGTCTTGTGCTTTTTCAACGGTGTTATAGGGGCCGCCGATAACGCTGAACCGGTTGCTTGAATTGAATTTCTTTTCTTTATTTAAGGCAGAAAGCTTAAAATTCTCGCCAGTTTGATTGCTTTTAAATTCGAGGAAAGTTTCTTCTTCGGTAAAGGGTCCCTCTGCTGCTAATTGAAAACAAACTCGATACTTGTAATTCATTTTAAATTTATAGTCAGGAAGGATATGTTTGTTAGTAGTCCGCTTTTAGCGATCCTTTCTTCCTCACCCCACCTTCACTTGCTCCAGCAGTTTGTCGATGATGTCGGCAGGTTTGATGTTTTCCGCTTCGGCTTTGAAGTTGAGGATGATGCGGTGCTCCAGAACCTGGCGGGCGACGCTTCGGACGTCTTCAACGGTTATGCTGACGCGTTCATCCATCAAGGCGCGGGCTTTGGCTCCCAGTATGAGGTATTGCGAGGCGCGCGGGCCGGCGCCCCAGTCGATCCATTCATCGACGAAACTGGGTGAACTGCCGTTTTGATTAGGGCGGGTGCTTTGCACCAGATCCACCGCATAATGGGCGACGTGATCCGAGACGGGGACGCGGGGGACCAGCGCCTGCAATTCCTGAACGCGTTCGGCATTGAGCACGACTTGCAAGTCGGGGCTGTGGCCGGAGGTGGTGGAGAGAGCGATCTCCACTTCCTGTTCCCTCGTCGGGTAGGTGACGTTGATGATAAACATGAATCGGTCCAACTGGGCTTCTGGGAGCGGGTAGGTGCCCTCGTGCTCGATGGGGTTCTGGGTGGCGAAAACCAGAAACGGTTGATCCAAGGAGTAGGTGTTGCCGCCGACCGTCACCTGATGCTCCTGCATGGCCTGCAACAGGGCGGCCTGCGTTTTTGGCGGTGTGCGGTTGATTTCGTCGGCCAGAATGATGTTTGAAAAAATCGGGCCTTTGATAAAACGGAATGAACGTTTGCCTGTCGCCTGGTCTTCATGGAGAATATCGGTCCCGGTGATGTCGGAGGGCATCAGATCGGGAGTGAACTGGATGCGGCTGAAATTCAAACTCAGCACCTTGGAAAGGGTGCTGACCAAAAGTGTTTTAGCCAGACCGGGCACGCCGACGAACAGGCAGTGGCCTTTGGAAAATAAGGCGACCAATAAATCTTCGATGACAGCATCCTGCCCGACAATCACCTTTTGAATTTCCTGAATTACATTTTTTTTGGCTTGCACCAATTCTTTTGCCAGTTCCAGATCTTCCATATATAACTTTCACGTTGAAAGGGTTACTCCAGCTTTTTCTTCGCAGGATTGAGGAGGTTTGATCCTGTCTTATCCGCGACGTTTTCAGCCAGGCCGGTTATCCAAATATTTGTACAATTTCTTCTGCAAATTTTTTTCTTTCTCCATCTTAAGGATATCATAAATCTTGATCAGCCTCAGGTGGACGAAAGGATTGAAGGGATTGATCTTGACCGCCCACTCGAAATAGTCTCTCGCCTCGTCTGTCCGTCCGGTTTCCAGGTACAACTCTCCCAGGTTCACGAGGGTGGTGTGAAAATCGGGATACTGTTGGAGGCTCTTTTTAAGATTCAATTCCGCCTGTTCGTAGTCCTGAAGAATCAGGTAGGTTCCTGCCAGTTTGTTGTACAGGATGGGGGATTCCAATTCGCTTTCCTCAAACGCCTTTTCGTATTCAATGATGGCGGCCTTGTATTGATTGCGGGATTTTAAGATATCTCCCAGAAAAGCCAGATCCTGCGCTCTTTGCGCCCCGACTTCCTGGTAGTCCTTTTTGTCGTCTTCTGTGTTTCTATCGGTTTTGAAGCGGGTTTGCAGGGCTTTCAGTCCGGGAATGGTTTTCAGGTTCTGCTGTTTCATGAAACTCTTCCACTTTTCCTGAAAAGTCGCAAGATCCATGCCCAGGTGGGCTTCAAGGGCGCTGTTGAAATTTTGTCCGGCGGCAAGGTCATCGAGCAGAGCGGGGAGCATATCTGCTCCCTTTTCCCGAATCATAAAATCCACCATAGAGGCGACTTCGGCATAGGCCAGTTGCACGTCCTCCTGGTTTTTTAATTTTGCCAAAGAAGGCATCATGGCGTCCAGAGAGATCAAATAATCATTTGCGAGTCCTGCGGCCAGCACGGTTTTCATCAGCGGGCTTAAGAAATCTTCAGCTTGCCGCCATTTGCCCTCGAAATGTTTGGCGATGCCTTCGTGAATCCACAGTGGCAGTTTGTTGTGACTTTTTTTGGTCAGCAGATAGTGGGTGTATTCATGGCTGAGGGTGTCCATCCAGTGATAACCCCGCACCAGAGACGCCGGGGAAATCAGCATGATGCGGTTGTATTTGCACAGGGCGACGGTGCCTGATGTGATGATATCCTCTCGGGTCAGGGGAGAGACGCGGGACAGGGGCTCACGATTGGGGTAGATTTCCACCCGGATTTTTTCCTCGGGAAAATAATTCAACAGCTCGCCCAGCACCTGATAGGATCGTTCCAGAACTTCTTCTGCGTAATGCACCAGAATCTCGTCCGGCCCCTTTTCAAACCGGAAAATAAAATGCTCGGATTCTCTGGAGATAAATTTGGCCGCCGCCTGACGCGTTTCGTTGGCCAGCGATTTGAACTCTCGCACGGAATCGTGTTTATCTTCCACGGGTTTTAAAATCTTCCACGCGTATTCGTAGTTTCCCTTAGAAAATTCCACTCGCGCTTGCAGGAACCGCACATCTCCCGATTGTGGAAACTGCTCTAACAGTGATTTCGCCAGAGTGTCCGCCTCCGCGATTCTCCAGTCTTCCACCAGCTCGTAACCTTTAAATACCTGGTGGGGAGGAACCTCGACAGGAGCGGCGTTTGCAGACGGAGTCATCCCGTTCAGGAGCACTGTCAGAAGGCTGTATAGAAAGAAACGCCGCATCATTTCACCAACTCCTTGTAATATTCCATGACCATGCGCTGGTAATCTTTTGGAGTGTGGTTTTTCATGGCGCGCAGGATTTCCTCGCGGAATTCGCCGGGAACTTTATACTGATCTTCGGACGGCAAGTGGACTTTTTCTTTTTGCATACGCTCCGAACCGCCGCGCCGGGAGTCTCTGGACTGGCCAGTGCCGAATTTTAAAGGCGATGAGCGGGAGGCCTGCTTGCCTTGTTCGCTACTGGATTCCTTAATCTCCTTGATCATCTCCTGGGTTTCCTGAAGTTGCTTGAGGGCCTGGTTTTCTGCGCTGATGCTTTTCTGTACCTGATTTTGCTTGAGGTTACTCTCTGCCCGTTGCATGTTCCGGCCGGTTTGAGACATTTTGTCGGCCAGCTCCGGGGTGATCATAGGGTTTTCTTTGTTCATTTGCCCGAACCGTTGGGTCAGCTGTTCGGATTCATTCTTCATACGCTGTTCTTCCTCAGCCATTTTCTGCATTTCAGATTTGTTTTCTTCTGACAATAATTCCTGATTGCTGTCCTGTATGGTGCGCATCATGGAACCCAGTTTTTTTGAAATCTCGCTGTTCAAGCGGGTGACTTGTCTAAGATCTTCATTGAGACGATCACCCAGATCCTCCCGCTTGTTGGGGGTGGTGCGGATATTATTCTGCCATTGGAAGACTTCAGGATAGGTGTTTTTAAATAAATTATTGAACTCGTTCAAATCCTGTAACTCCGTCAACTCTTCCAGGGTGTCGTATTTTTCCTGAAGCTGAGGCAGGGAGTTTTTGAATGTTTGAAATACCTTGGCCCGCAGGGAATCCATCTCCGTCATCAGCTGGGCCAGCTCCATTCTGGCATCATTGAGTTTTTTAAAATTTTCCTCAAGACTGGGGCTCTGGTTGGCATCGACAGTTTTCTGACTGAGCGTCCGTAATTTCCGGTTGACCTTGATTTCCTTATCGAGGAGATCATTCAGGGCTTTCATGGTGGGGTGTTCGCCCAGATATTGGTCATCTCCCTTGAGAATCGATTGAATTTCGTTGAGGTACTTTTTGATTTCTGCAAACACCTGGCGGATGGCGTCTTCAAATAAATTGGATTGCGCCTCGCGCAGGGATTGGTTGATCTTGGTGGTTTGGTCGAGCAATTTTTTTTGGTCCTTTTCCAGCCGTTGTAATTTTTCCAGCGAATCGTCGAGTTGCTTCATGGCTTTCATGTCCATCAGGTCATCCATGTCCGACCTAGCCTGATCCAGCTGATTGGCCAGGGTTTGCAGGTCTTCGACCATCTTTTGCAATTCTTCCTGAGCCTCATCGATTTTTCCCCGGTTCATCAGGTCCATGATGCGGTCGAGAGAGGCCGAGAACTGGTCCATGTTCATTCCCTTGAAGGCATCCGGGTTGAGAAATTCGTCTGGGCGGGACTGGGTTTGCCGGGCGAGCTGATCCATGATTTTTTCCAGGGTTTGACGGATCTGGTCGATTTTCCGTTTCAGTTCGTTGGATTTTTGCGGCGCTTTTTTATCGCGGATTTTTTTAAATTCCTCACGGAGGGATTCCGTCAG carries:
- a CDS encoding ribonuclease H-like domain-containing protein: MAEQFDLFAEPEEKPVEKAASPKEAPRVLYFDLETQKSSDEVGGWSPMSIKLMKLAVGVVWDSREQKYFVYRENEAEKLAEKLHTADLVVGFNVIGFDYTVLEGYGPFDLNKIKTFDMLLDVKKLLNHRLALNHLAQHTLGAEKSADGLISIQWYKEGKMDQIIEYCTQDVDITRDLFLFGEKNGYVKYKTRAGKIEDLKVDWKIGDLV
- a CDS encoding type II toxin-antitoxin system ParD family antitoxin yields the protein MSKNTSISLGEHFNNFIEQQVSQGRYGSASEIVRAGLRLLEEHENKVQALRSALIAGEESGPARKFAVDKFLSSVKKRKKNG
- a CDS encoding type II toxin-antitoxin system RelE/ParE family toxin — protein: MADFFLRPKARQDLEDIWFYTYETWGEDQADSYIHDLNSGFLALAAKPEKGRPCDDIREGYRRHSVGRHIIFYRVTKKGIEIVRILHQSMDPERHF
- a CDS encoding HEPN domain-containing protein, translating into MNYKYRVCFQLAAEGPFTEEETFLEFKSNQTGENFKLSALNKEKKFNSSNRFSVIGGPYNTVEKAQDSAEKVKIAVLYYATKQRVGIDLGKYALPGGLTKDGREMLSQQHGTPVLDDKLGITIFEAEPKPLFYSLHAKGASRRSIDSFIDTLKQIPDTFNFKSPRAELAVELYSMSHFESTSSARFLTLFMCLEALFDPLPKSEEACLHVDSLIQATNNAEIPDEDKKLLIDELSWRKKESIAQTGKRMARELLAEKEYFSMTAEKFFKKIYKTRNDLVHRGIVNRPELHSMLGEVDRYVSDILQKQFIR
- a CDS encoding MoxR family ATPase produces the protein MEDLELAKELVQAKKNVIQEIQKVIVGQDAVIEDLLVALFSKGHCLFVGVPGLAKTLLVSTLSKVLSLNFSRIQFTPDLMPSDITGTDILHEDQATGKRSFRFIKGPIFSNIILADEINRTPPKTQAALLQAMQEHQVTVGGNTYSLDQPFLVFATQNPIEHEGTYPLPEAQLDRFMFIINVTYPTREQEVEIALSTTSGHSPDLQVVLNAERVQELQALVPRVPVSDHVAHYAVDLVQSTRPNQNGSSPSFVDEWIDWGAGPRASQYLILGAKARALMDERVSITVEDVRSVARQVLEHRIILNFKAEAENIKPADIIDKLLEQVKVG
- a CDS encoding peptidase MA family metallohydrolase; translated protein: MMRRFFLYSLLTVLLNGMTPSANAAPVEVPPHQVFKGYELVEDWRIAEADTLAKSLLEQFPQSGDVRFLQARVEFSKGNYEYAWKILKPVEDKHDSVREFKSLANETRQAAAKFISRESEHFIFRFEKGPDEILVHYAEEVLERSYQVLGELLNYFPEEKIRVEIYPNREPLSRVSPLTREDIITSGTVALCKYNRIMLISPASLVRGYHWMDTLSHEYTHYLLTKKSHNKLPLWIHEGIAKHFEGKWRQAEDFLSPLMKTVLAAGLANDYLISLDAMMPSLAKLKNQEDVQLAYAEVASMVDFMIREKGADMLPALLDDLAAGQNFNSALEAHLGMDLATFQEKWKSFMKQQNLKTIPGLKALQTRFKTDRNTEDDKKDYQEVGAQRAQDLAFLGDILKSRNQYKAAIIEYEKAFEESELESPILYNKLAGTYLILQDYEQAELNLKKSLQQYPDFHTTLVNLGELYLETGRTDEARDYFEWAVKINPFNPFVHLRLIKIYDILKMEKEKNLQKKLYKYLDNRPG